From Saccopteryx leptura isolate mSacLep1 chromosome 3, mSacLep1_pri_phased_curated, whole genome shotgun sequence, one genomic window encodes:
- the THRAP3 gene encoding thyroid hormone receptor-associated protein 3 encodes MSKTNKSKSGSRSSRSRSASRSRSRSFSKSRSRSRSVSRSRKRRLSSRSRSRSYSPAHNRERNHPRVYQNRDFRGHNRGYRRPYYFRGRNRGFYPWGQYNRGGYGNYRSNWQNYRQAYSPRRGRSRSRSPKRRSPSPRSRSHSRNSDKSSSDRSRRSSSSRSSSNHSRVESSKRKSTKDKKSSSKDSRPSQSAGDNQGDESKEQTFSGSTSQDTKSSESSKPWADATTYSAGSASRGSAVSELSPRERSPALKSPLQSVVVRRRSPRPSPVPKPSPPLSSASQMGSALQSGSGYQAGQFDHGSGSLSPSKKSPVGKSPPSTGSTYGSSQKEEATASGGAVYTKRYLDEQKTENGKDKEQKQTNTDKEKMKDKGSFSDTGLNDSKIKSDMFAPKTDSEKPFRGSQSPKRYKLRDDFEKKMADFHKEEMDDQDKDKAKGRKESEFDDEPKFMSKVIAGANKNQDEEKSGKWEGLVYAPSGKEKQRKTEELEDESFSERSKKEDRGGLKRTESGHRGFVPEKNFRVTAYKAVQEKSSSPPPRKTSESREKLGAKGDFSTGKSSFSITREAQVNVRMDSFDEDLARPSGLLAQERKLCRDLVHSNKKEQEFRSIFQHIQSAQSQRSPSELFAQHIVTIVHHVKEHHFGSSGMTLHERFTKYLKRGSEQEAAKNKKSPEIHRRIDISPSTFRKHGLAHDEMKSPREPGYKAEGKYKDDPVDLRLDIERRKKHKERDLKRGKSRESVDSRDSSHSRERSTEKTEKTHKGSKKQKKHRRARDRSRSSSSSSQSSHSYKAEEYTEETEEREESTTGFDKSRLGTKDFVGPNERGGRARGTFQFRARGRGWGRGSYSGNNNNNSNNDFQKRSREEEWDPEYTPKSKKYYLHDDREGEGSEKWGGRGRGRGAFPRGRGRFMFRKSSTSPKWAHDKFSGEEGEIEDDESGTENREEKDNLQPSTE; translated from the exons atgtcaaaaacaaacaaatccaagTCTGGGTCTCGTTCTTCTCGCTCAAGATCTGCATCAAGATCTCGTTCTCGTTCATTTTCAAAGTCTCGATCCCGAAGTCGATCTGTCTCTCGTTCAAGGAAGCGCAGACTGAG TTCTAGGTCTCGTTCCAGATCATATTCTCCAGCTCATAACAGAGAGAGGAATCACCCAAGAGTATATCAGAATCGGGATTTCCGAGGTCACAACAGAGGCTATAGAAGACCCTATTATTTCCGTGGGCGCAACAGAGGCTTTTACCCATGGGGCCAGTATAACCGAGGAGGATATGGAAACTATCGCTCAAATTGGCAGAATTATCGGCAAGCATACAGTCCTCGTCGGGGCCGTTCCCGATCCCGGTCCCCAAAGAGAAGATCCCCTTCACCACGGTCCAGGAGCCATTCTAGAAACTCCGATAAATCTTCCTCTGACAGGTCAAGGCGCTCCTCATCCTCTCGTTCTTCTTCCAATCACAGCAGAGTTGAATCTTCTAAACGCAAGTCTACAAAGGATAAAAAGTCCTCTTCCAAGGATAGCCGGCCTTCTCAGTCTGCCGGGGATAACCAGGGAGATGAGTCCAAGGAGCAGACGTTCTCTGGAAGCACCTCTCAAGATACAAAATCATCTGAGAGCTCAAAGCCATGGGCAgatgccaccacatacagtgctggTTCTGCATCACGGGGATCAGCGGTCTCCGAGCTGAGTCCTCGGGAGCGCAGCCCTGCTCTGAAAAGCCCCCTCCAGTCTGTGGTAGTGAGACGGCGGTCTCCCCGTCCTAGCCCTGTGCCAAAACCTAGCCCTCCACTTTCCAGCGCATCCCAGATGGGCTCAGCTCTGCAGAGTGGTTCTGGGTACCAGGCTGGTCAGTTTGATCATGGCTCTGGGTCGTTGAGTCCATCCAAGAAGAGCCCTGTGGGTAAGAGCCCACCATCCACTGGCTCCACGTATGGCTCGTCCCAGAAGGAGGAGGCTACTGCTTCAGGAGGGGCAGTCTATACAAAGAG GTATCTAGATGAACAGAAGACAGAGAATGGAAAAGATAaggaacagaaacaaacaaatactgataaagagaaaatgaaagataaaggGAGTTTCTCTGACACAGGCTTGaatgattcaaaaataaaatctgatatGTTTGCTCCCAAAACTGATTCTGAGAAGCCTTTTCGGGGTAGCCAGTCTCCCAAAAGGTATAAGCTCCGAGATGACTTTGAGAAGAAGATGGCTGACTTTCACAAGGAGGAAATGGATGATCAAGATAAGGACAAAgctaaaggaaggaaggaatctgAGTTTGATGATGAACCCAAATTTATGTCGAAAGTCATAGCAGGTGCAAACAAAAACCAGGATGAGGAGAAGTCTGGCAAATGGGAGGGCCTGGTGTATGCACCttcagggaaagaaaagcagaggaaaACAGAGGAGCTGGAGGACGAGTCTTTCTCAGAGAGGTCCAAAAAGGAGGATCGGGGAGGGCTCAAGAGAACTGAAAGTGGGCACAGGGGGTTTGTGCCTGAAAAGAATTTCCGAGTGACTGCTTACAAAGCAGTCCAGGAGAAGAGCTCGTCACCTCCCCCGAGAAAGACCTCCGAGAGCCGGGAGAAGCTAGGAGCCAAAGGAGACTTTTCCACAGGGAAGTCTTCCTTTTCCATTACTCGAGAGGCCCAGGTCAATGTCCGGATGGATTCTTTTGATGAGGACCTTGCAAG ACCCAGTGGCTTATTGGCTCAGGAACGCAAGCTTTGTCGGGATCTAGTTCATAGCAACAAAAAGGAACAGGAATTTCGTTCCATTTTCCAGCACATACAGTCAGCTCAGTCTCAGCGGAGCCCCTCAGAACTGTTTGCCCAGCATATAGTGACCATTGTTCACCACGTTAAGG AGCATCACTTTGGGTCCTCAGGAATGACATTGCATGAACGCTTTACTAAATACCTAAAGAGAGGAAGTGAGCAGGAGGCAGCTAAGAACAAGAAAAGCCCAGAGATACACAG GAggatagacatttctcccagtACATTCAGAAAGCATGGTTTGGCTCATGATGAAATGAAAAGTCCGCGGGAACCTGGCTACAAG GCTGAGGGAAAATACAAAGATGATCCTGTGGATCTTCGCCTTGATATTGAACGTCGTAAAAAACATAAGGAGAGAGATCTTAAACGAGGTAAATCAAGAGAATCAGTGGATTCCCGGGACTCAAGCCACTCGAGGGAAAGATCAACTGAGAAAACTGAGAAAACCCATAAAGGATCAAAGAAGCAGAA GAAACACCGGAGAGCACGAGACCGGTCCAgatcatcctcctcctcctcccagtcaTCGCACTCCTACAAAGCAGAGGAGTACActgaagagacagaggagagagaggagagcaccACTGGTTTTGACAAATCAAGACTGGGGACCAAAGACTTCGTGGGTCCAAATGAAAGAGGAGGCAGAGCTCGAGGGACCTTT CAATTTCGAGccagagggagaggctggggcagaggcagctACTctggtaacaacaacaacaacagcaacaacgaTTTCCAGAAGAGAAGCCGGGAAGAGGAGTGGGACCCCGAGTACACACCTAAGAGCAAGAAGTATTACCTG catGATGACCGTGAAGGTGAAggcagtgagaagtggggaggccggggccggggccgagGAGCCTTTCCCCGGGGTCGGGGCAGGTTCATGTTCCGGAAATCCAGCACCAGCCCCAAGTGGGCACATGACAAGTTCagtggggaagaaggagagattgAAGACGACGAGAGTGGAACAGAAAACCGAGAAGAAAAGGACAATTTACAGCCCAGCACTGAGTAG